The segment AATCGAATCGATGGTTGCCGTAACATCCCGTAAGGCATAGAGTTTTTTATCTGCTGGAACCATCCTTCCGGTCTGAGCGATAACCGCTAAGCCGATCCTGCCGACCTGCTGCAGGAATTCCCGCTCCCCTAACTCGACCCGGAATCCGGGAATAGCGGAAAGCTTGTCGATAGTTCCCCCAGTGTGTCCGAGTCCTCTACCGGACATCTTGGCAACCGGAACGCCGCAGGCCGCCACCAGCGGAGCAACAACCAGCGTAGTCTTGTCCCCGACACCTCCGGAACTATGCTTATCAACAAATATTTTCCCCGGAAGAGACAGTTCAAGCCGGTCTCCGCTCTCCGCCATCGCCATGGTCAGCTCCGATGTCTCCTGGACCGTCATCCCCTTAAAATAGACCGCCATCGCCCAGGCCGAAACCTGATAGTCCGGGATGTTTCCCTGAACATAACCCTGAACGATAAACCTGATCTCCTCTCGCGTAAGCGGATAGCCGCTCTTCTTCTTTTCAATCAGCTCAACCATTCTCATCATATTCATGCCGCCTTATAACTATTTATTTGGGGCTGGTCTGTGTGTCACAGCACCACTCTTCGGCTATTGCGCCCTCCATGGCGCAAAAAGCCGCGCTCCGCATCGTGCTCCGCTCCTCGCGGAGTTGTGACACCCAGACTGATAATAAGTTTAAGTCTATTGTGCATGTCATGATGCATCTATTGTCCCTCGTATTCGCGAACATCTAATCCCGCCATCGACTCCAAGTGACTGGAATGCAATGAAACACACAGTCGTGGGTATTATGCTGAAAATAATTATTCTACCAACTTGTACTTTATAAAACTGCAAGTTCTGTTTATCTCAATTCGTGCCAAGACTTTACGACTAATGATTACGGCCATAGCTTTGTTCAATATTATTTCAATAAGCATTTCCTTAAAACCCTCAGATCAGTCTGCGTGCCACGGCTCCGCGAAAAGCGGAGCAAGGATTGCGTAGCGCGGCAATTTGCGCCATGGAGGGCGCAACTGCCGAAGAGCGGTGCTGTGGCACGCAGACCTACCCCAAAGTTGCTTTTCAGCGTACAGACCCTACCCAAAAGTAATCTTCAGCAGGCAGACCTATACCAAATCAAAATGATAAAAAGACTTGCTCAATTCGTAAGGAATAACACGCAAATCGGACTGGACATCGTTAGCCCAGCAACGCGATTAGCTGCCTCATGTACCGCAGAAATGTCTCCTCAATCCGATCCGCCGTCGCCAATACCTCCTGATGGTCAAGCTTTTGCTCCAAGATCCCGGCGGCCATGTTGGTCACACATGAAATGCCGAGTACTTTCATCCCCCCATGATTCGCAACAATGACTTCCGGTACGGTGGACATCCCAACAAGATCGGCCCCAATCGTTCTCAAATAACGGATTTCCGAAGGCGTCTCATAGCTCGGTCCGCTGAGAGCCGCATAGACTCCCTGCCGGGGATTCAAGCCGTACTCCGTCATCAGGGAGAGCGCCAGCTCTCTCCATTTGCCGTCATAGGCTTCACTGAGATCCGGAAAACGCGGTCCAAGATTGCTGAGATTCGCTCCGCGCAGCGGATTGCTTCCAGTCAGATTGATATGGTCTTTGATCACAATCAGATCACCGGGACGGTAATCCGGATGGATGCCGCCGGCGGCATTGGTCACGACCAAACCTTTCATCCCGATCGTTTGCATCAGACGGACCGGGAAAGTCACTTCATGCATCTCATAACCTTCGTAATAATGGAAACGTCCCTGGAGAACCATGACCTTTCTATCCCCCAGTGTTCCTACAATCAGCTTGCCGGAATGCCCTGTAACGGTAGACACAGGGAAATGCGGGATCTCACTGTACGGAATAACGACCGCATCTTCCACAAGTTCGGCCAGCTTGCCAAGACCTGAGCCCAGAATGATTCCTAGTTCAGGAATGTATGGGATTTTTTTGAGCAGAAAGTTTTGGGCACCATTCAGCCATGTCGTCATGACTTGTTCATTAATCATGCTGATTCTCTCCTTTTAATTGCGTATAAAAACTGGTGCCGGTTTCAATTGGCTGTACCTCCAAATATTCGGCGATGGTTGCTCCAATATCTGCAAAGCAGGCTCTCTGTCCGAGATTCACTCCCTGCTTCAGCTTCGGCCCGTATACAAGCAGCGGAACGTATTCCCGGGAATGATCTGTGCTTACTGTCGTCGGATCACAGCCATGGTCGGCCGTAATAAACAGGATATCATCCTGCCTGAGAATGCTGATAATCTCCGGGATTCTGGC is part of the Dehalobacter sp. genome and harbors:
- a CDS encoding purine-nucleoside phosphorylase gives rise to the protein MINEQVMTTWLNGAQNFLLKKIPYIPELGIILGSGLGKLAELVEDAVVIPYSEIPHFPVSTVTGHSGKLIVGTLGDRKVMVLQGRFHYYEGYEMHEVTFPVRLMQTIGMKGLVVTNAAGGIHPDYRPGDLIVIKDHINLTGSNPLRGANLSNLGPRFPDLSEAYDGKWRELALSLMTEYGLNPRQGVYAALSGPSYETPSEIRYLRTIGADLVGMSTVPEVIVANHGGMKVLGISCVTNMAAGILEQKLDHQEVLATADRIEETFLRYMRQLIALLG
- the deoA gene encoding pyrimidine-nucleoside phosphorylase (Catalyzes the reversible phosphorolysis of thymidine, deoxyuridine and their analogues to their respective bases and 2-deoxyribose 1-phosphate), with translation MRMVELIEKKKSGYPLTREEIRFIVQGYVQGNIPDYQVSAWAMAVYFKGMTVQETSELTMAMAESGDRLELSLPGKIFVDKHSSGGVGDKTTLVVAPLVAACGVPVAKMSGRGLGHTGGTIDKLSAIPGFRVELGEREFLQQVGRIGLAVIAQTGRMVPADKKLYALRDVTATIDSI